In Pongo abelii isolate AG06213 chromosome X, NHGRI_mPonAbe1-v2.0_pri, whole genome shotgun sequence, one DNA window encodes the following:
- the XKRX gene encoding XK-related protein 2 — protein MNTRPQHSERTSTMDRVYEIPEEPNVDPVSSLEEDVIRGANPRFTFPFSILFSTFLYCGEAASALYMVRIYRKNSETYWMTYTFSFFMFSSIMVQLTLIFVHRDLAKDKPLSLFMHLILLGPVIRCLEAMIKYLTLWKKEEQEEPYVSLTRKKMLIDGEEVLIEWEVGHSIRTLAMHRNAYKRMSQIQAFLGSVPQLTYQLYVSLISAEVPLGRVVLMVFSLVSVTYGATLCNMLAIQIKYDDYKIRLGPLEVLCITIWRTLEITSRLLILVLFSATLKLKAVPFLVLNFLIILFEPWIKFWRSGAQMPNNIEKNFSRVGTLVVLISVTILYAGINFSCWSALQLRLADRDLVDKGQNWGHMGLHYSVRLVENVIMVLVFKFFGVKVLLNYCHSLIALQLIIAYLISIGFMLLFFQYLHPLRSLFTHNVVDYLHCVCCHRHPQTRVENSEPPFETEARQSVV, from the exons ATGAACACCAGACCACAACATTCAGAAAGAACCTCGACAATGGACAGAGTTTATGAAATTCCTGAGGAGCCAAATGTGGATCCGGTTTCATCTCTGGAGGAAGATGTCATCCGTGGAGCCAACCCCCGATTTACTTTTCCATTTAGCATCCTTTTCTCCACCTTTTTGTACTGTGGGGAGGCTGCGTCTGCTTTGTACATGGTTAGAATCTATCGAAAGAATAGTGAAACTTACTGGATGACAtacaccttttctttctttatgttttcaTCCATTATGGTCCAGTTGACCCTCATTTTTGTCCACAGAGATCTAGCCAAAGATAAACCGCTATCATTATTTATGCATCTAATCCTCTTGGGACCTGTTATCAG ATGTTTGGAGGCCATGATTAAGTACCTCACACTGTGGAAgaaagaggagcaggaggagcccTATGTCAGCCTCACCCGAAAGAAGATGCTAATAGATGGCGAGGAGGTGCTGATAGAATGGGAGGTGGGCCACTCCATCCGGACCCTGGCTATGCACCGCAATGCCTACAAACGTATGTCACAGATCCAAGCCTTCCTGGGCTCAGTGCCCCAGCTGACCTATCAGCTCTATGTGAGCCTGATCTCTGCAGAGGTCCCCCTGGGTAGAG TTGTGCTAATGGTATTTTCCCTGGTATCTGTCACCTATGGGGCCACCCTTTGCAATATGTTGGCTATCCAGATCAAGTACGATGACTACAAGATTCGCCTTGGGCCACTAGAAGTCCTCTGCATCACCATCTGGCGGACATTGGAGATCACTTCCCGCCTCCTGATTCTGGTGCTCTTCTCAGCCACTTTGAAATTGAAGGCTGTGCCCTTCCTAGTGCTCAACTTCCTGATCATCCTCTTTGAGCCCTGGATTAAGTTCTGGAGGAGTGGTGCCCAGATGCCCAATAACATTGAGAAAAACTTCAGCCGGGTCGGCACTCTGGTGGTCCTGATTTCAGTCACCATCCTCTATGCTGGCATCAACTTCTCTTGCTGGTCAGCTTTGCAGTTGAGGTTGGCAGACAGAGATCTCGTCGACAAAGGGCAGAACTGGGGACATATGGGCCTGCACTATAGTGTTAGGTTGGTAGAGAATGTGATCATGGTCTTGGTTTTTAAGTTCTTTGGAGTTAAAGTGTTACTGAATTACTGTCATTCCTTGATTGCCTTGCAGCTCATTATTGCTTATCTGATTTCCATTGGCTTCATGCTCCTTTTCTTCCAGTACTTGCATCCATTGCGCTCACTCTTCACCCATAATGTAGTAGACTACCTCCACTGTGTCTGCTGCCACCGGCACCCTCAGACCAGGGTTGAGAACTCAGAGCCACCCTTTGAGACTGAAGCAAGGCAAAGTGTTGTCTGA